One Aegilops tauschii subsp. strangulata cultivar AL8/78 chromosome 7, Aet v6.0, whole genome shotgun sequence genomic window carries:
- the LOC109767338 gene encoding protein FAR1-RELATED SEQUENCE 5-like yields MGDHRIAEILEMEGAGIKKHIIVDNFISRYGSYDKCGFLRRDVYNLCCREKMKLIAKGDANTAIGIMRSRKEKDPDFFFEYVLDKEGRLKSMFWCDAQSRRDYQLYGDVTVFDSTYKMNRYGMPFIPFVGVNNHRCTTVFGCAIVSDETEATYVWLL; encoded by the coding sequence ATGGGAGATCACCGGATAGCTGAGATCTTGGAGATGGAAGGAGCTGGGATCAAAAAGCATATCATCGTCGACAACTTCATTAGCAGGTATGGCTCGTATGATAAGTGTGGGTTTCTGAGACGAGATGTCTACAACCTATGTTGCCGAGAAAAAATGAAGTTGATTGCGAAGGGTGATGCTAACACGGCAATCGGGATTATGAGGAGCAGAAAGGAGAAGGATCCAGACTTTTTCTTTGAGTACGTGCTCGATAAGGAGGGTCGTTTGAAGAGCATGTTCTGGTGCGATGCACAGTCGCGGCGGGACTATCAGTTGTATGGAGATGTGACTGTGTTTGACAGCACGTATAAGATGAACAGATATGGTATGCCGTTCATCCCCTTTGTTGGTGTAAATAATCACCGTTGCACCACAGTTTTTGGTTGTGCCATTGTGTCCGACGAGACCGAAGCGACGTACGTGTGGCTGCTCTAG